The genomic segment CGGCGAGCTGGTTGATCAGCACCTTGATCGGCAGGCGGAGGCCGAGCCAGGCGGCCATCTCCTCCAGCCAGACGCCGCCGGCGAGAACCAGCCGGCGCGCCCGCACCGTTCCGGCGGCGGTGTCGAGTTCGTAGCCGCCGCCGTCCGGCACGGCGCCGGCGACCGGCACCTGCTCGCACAGCGTCACGCCGGCCTCGATCAGCGCAGCGCGGTAGGCGAGGCCGGTCAGATAGGCATTGGCGAAGCCGTCGACCTTGCAATGGCCGGCGACCAGCACCCGTTCGGACAGGCCGGGCTCGATCTCCAAGGCGCGCGCGGGGCCGACAAGGTCGATCGGCGCCCCGGCCTCCCGGCGTTTGCCCGCCCGGTAGGTCAGAAGCTCGGCCTCGCCCTCGGTGAAGGCGAGCGAGAGCCCGTCGCAGACCACCACGCCGACATCGTGGCCGAGCCATTCGGGTGCCGAGGCCCACATGGCATGGGCCTGCAGCGCATAGGGGATCAGCGCCACGCGGGTCATCTGCATGGTCAGCGTGCCGGCATTGACGCCGGAGGCCTCGCGGCAGAGCGAGCCGCGCTCGAACAGGATGGTGCGCAGGCCGGCGCGGGCGCAGAACAGCGCCACCGTGGCGCCATGGACGCCGCCGCCGACCACGGCCAGATCGTAGCGTTCGCGGGACGGGACTGGGGTCATAGCGGCGCCGGCTTGGGAACGGGGATGTCGGCATAGTCGAAATCGCCGAGCAGCGTATCGAGCGGGACCGGCCGCAGCGGCGGGCGCGCCGTCCAGACCCCGGCCGCTTCGCGCGACCCGACATGGCGGGCGACCAGTTCGGCGGCGGTGTCGCCGCAGAAGCGGCCCTGGCAGGGCCCCATGCCGCAGCGGGTGAAGTGTTTCAGCTGGTTGACCTCGCGCGCGCCGGCCATGACGGCGGCATCGATCTCGGCGCGGGTCACGTCCTCGCAGCGGCAGACCACCGTCTCGGGGGCGATGGCGTCGACCAGCCCCCGGCGCGGCCGCATCAGGCGGCGGACGGCGCCCGCGAACGCCTCGACGGCATGGCGTTCGGCCAGGATCCGGTCGCGCGCGGCCGCGAAGGCCCCCTCGGCCAGCGCGCCGGCGTCGCGCGCCGCCGCCAGACCGGCCAGCCGACCGGAGAGCAGTGCGCCGGCCGCCCCGGCGATGCCGGCCCCGTCGCCCGCGGCATAGAGGCCCGCGATCGAGGTCCGCCCGGCCGTGTCGAGCACCGGTATCCAGCCGCCGGCCTCGGCCTCGAAGCGCAGGCTTGCGCGCAGGAGACGCGGGATCTCGGCGCCGGCGAGGAGTCCGTGGCCGACCGCCAGCGCATCCGCGGCGATCCGGTGTCGGGTACCGGCGACGGGCGCGCCCTCGGCATCGACCGGCGCGATGACGACCTGCTCGACCGCCTCGCCCCCTTCGGCAGCCACCACCGCGTGGCGGAAATGGACCGGCACGCGGGCGAGGCCGATCCGGATCATCCAGCCGAGCCCCTGGCGCAACAGACGTGGCCGTCGGGCGAGGCGCGGGGCGACGGCCAGCCAGTCGGCCGGGCCGGCCAGGTCGACCAGGCCTGAGACGGTGCCGCCGCCGGCGACGATCTTGGCCGCGACCGCCGCCAGCAGCGGCCCGCAGCCGGCCACCACGGTGCGCCGGCCGGGCAGCATGGCCTCGGATTTCAGAAGGACGGTGGCCGCGGCGAGGCCGATCACGCCCGGCAGCGTCCAGCCCGGGAACGGCACGACGCGCTCATGCGCCCCGGTCGCGGCGACCAGGCGCGGGGCGACGAAGGCTTCCGTGCCGGCCTCGGTCGCAGCATCGACCCGGAAGCGCCCGGTGACCGACCAGACCCGGGCATCCCCGACGAAGCGCAGACCGGAGGCCGCGACCGCGGCGCGGAGCTCCGCACCATCGCGGTCGTCCTGCGTCCGCAAGGCCTCCGGGATCGCGACGCCGGCGGCCGGCGCCCGCCAGACCTGGCCGCCGGGCCGGCCGGCCTCGTCGATCAGCACGACCGCCAGACCGGCGCGGTGGGCGGCAAGCGCGGCGGAAGCCCCGGCCGGCCCGGCCCCGACGACGATCAGATCGGCCCGGGTCTCCGTGGAACTCACAGCGACCCCCGGCACTCGACGGCCAGTCCCTCGGCCACGACCACGCGGCAGGCTTGGCACAGACGCCCGTCGACCCGGACCAGGCATTCCTGGCAGACCCCCATCAGGCAGAAGGCGCCGCGCGCCGTCCCCGCACGCGGGCTGTGACGGAGCGTGGCCCGGCCGGCCGCCGCGAGTGCCGCCGCCAGCGTCTCCCCTTCATGGGCGGCGACGGGCTGTCCGTCGACCAGGATCGTGACCGATCGACCGCGTTCGATCCCGTGGGCGATTCTGACGGCTGGCATGGGCGCTTTCGGTTGGTTCTGCTCGGGATCCGCGCTTTACAGCGGCGATCAATTGTATACTGTCTATAGACAGGCGG from the Prosthecodimorpha staleyi genome contains:
- a CDS encoding NAD(P)/FAD-dependent oxidoreductase gives rise to the protein MTPVPSRERYDLAVVGGGVHGATVALFCARAGLRTILFERGSLCREASGVNAGTLTMQMTRVALIPYALQAHAMWASAPEWLGHDVGVVVCDGLSLAFTEGEAELLTYRAGKRREAGAPIDLVGPARALEIEPGLSERVLVAGHCKVDGFANAYLTGLAYRAALIEAGVTLCEQVPVAGAVPDGGGYELDTAAGTVRARRLVLAGGVWLEEMAAWLGLRLPIKVLINQLAVTERIAPVMRTVVGIASGLLSLKQYPHGTVVIGGGWQGRGDRVQGGVELVPDSLIGNMRLACHAIPALRRSRLARAWAGLEAETRDALPAAGPIPGFPDAWICGSVHSGYTSGPFIAKRLADRILERGEPDPLFPIDRLLAPEAGAAPSAPVAEAPLS
- a CDS encoding FAD/NAD(P)-dependent oxidoreductase — protein: MSSTETRADLIVVGAGPAGASAALAAHRAGLAVVLIDEAGRPGGQVWRAPAAGVAIPEALRTQDDRDGAELRAAVAASGLRFVGDARVWSVTGRFRVDAATEAGTEAFVAPRLVAATGAHERVVPFPGWTLPGVIGLAAATVLLKSEAMLPGRRTVVAGCGPLLAAVAAKIVAGGGTVSGLVDLAGPADWLAVAPRLARRPRLLRQGLGWMIRIGLARVPVHFRHAVVAAEGGEAVEQVVIAPVDAEGAPVAGTRHRIAADALAVGHGLLAGAEIPRLLRASLRFEAEAGGWIPVLDTAGRTSIAGLYAAGDGAGIAGAAGALLSGRLAGLAAARDAGALAEGAFAAARDRILAERHAVEAFAGAVRRLMRPRRGLVDAIAPETVVCRCEDVTRAEIDAAVMAGAREVNQLKHFTRCGMGPCQGRFCGDTAAELVARHVGSREAAGVWTARPPLRPVPLDTLLGDFDYADIPVPKPAPL
- a CDS encoding (2Fe-2S)-binding protein; the protein is MPAVRIAHGIERGRSVTILVDGQPVAAHEGETLAAALAAAGRATLRHSPRAGTARGAFCLMGVCQECLVRVDGRLCQACRVVVAEGLAVECRGSL